A genome region from Bufo gargarizans isolate SCDJY-AF-19 chromosome 2, ASM1485885v1, whole genome shotgun sequence includes the following:
- the LOC122929357 gene encoding mitochondrial 2-oxoglutarate/malate carrier protein: protein MAAASGKERTSPKAIKFLFGGLAGMGATVFVQPLDLVKNRMQLSGEGAKTREYKTSFHAVGSILRNEGLRGIYTGLSAGLLRQATYTTTRLGIYTILFEKLTKADGTPPNFLMKAAIGMSAGATGAFVGTPAEVALIRMTADGRLPPDQRRGYSNVFNALVRMSREEGIITLWRGCVPTMARAVVVNAAQLASYSQSKQFLLDSGYFRDGILCHFCASMISGLVTTAASMPVDIAKTRIQNMRMIDGKAEYKNGLDVLIKVVRYEGFFSLWKGFTPYYARLGPHTVLTFIFLEQMNKYYKKFFLSG, encoded by the exons ATGGCAGCGGCGAGCGGCAAGGAAAGGACCTCCCCCAAAGCCATCAAGTTCCTGTTCGGGGGGCTGGCCGG GATGGGCGCCACCGTGTTCGTCCAGCCGCTGGACCTGGTGAAGAACCGCATGCAGCTGAGCGGAGAGGGCGCCAAGACCCGGGAGTACAAGACCAGCTTCCACGCCGTGGGCAGCATCCTGAGGAACGAGGGGCTGAGGGGCATCTACACCGG GTTATCCGCCGGTTTGCTGCGCCAGGCGACCTACACGACCACACGTCTCGGTATTTATACCATTCTCTTTGAAAAACTGACAAAGGCGGACGGGACTCCGCCCAACTTCCTCATGAAGGCAGCTATCGGGATGTCTGCGGGGGCCACGGGGGCCTTTGTGGGGACCCCTGCTGAGGTCGCGCTCATCAGGATGACCGCAGATGGGAG GTTACCTCCAGACCAGAGGAGAGGGTACAGCAACGTCTTCAATGCCCTGGTCAGAATGTCCCGGGAGGAGGGCATCATCACGCTGTGGAGG GGATGCGTACCAACAATGGCGCGGGCCGTGGTCGTCAACGCCGCCCAGCTGGCATCTTATTCCCAGTCCAAGCAGTTTCTTCTGGACTCTG GGTATTTCCGGGATGGCATTCTGTGCCACTTCTGTGCCAGTATGATCAGCGGACTGGTCACCACAGCCGCCTCAATGCCTGTGGACATCGCCAAAACCAG GATACAGAACATGCGAATGATTGATGGGAAAGCGGAGTATAAGAATGGACTG GACGTTCTCATTAAAGTTGTCAGATACGAGGGATTCTTCAGCCTCTGGAAGGGCTTCACCCCGTACTACGCCCGGCTGGGGCCCCACACCGTCTTGACTTTTATCTTCCTGGAGCAAATGAACAAATACTACAAGAAATTCTTCCTGAGCGGATGA